A window from Microcoleus sp. AS-A8 encodes these proteins:
- a CDS encoding urease subunit beta, whose product MIPGEIITQKGDIELNAGRPTVQLQVANTGDRPIQVGSHFHFYEANEALNFDREQAKGMRLDIPAGTAVRFEPGDERDVTLVPFTGMRQVYGFNGRINGRLDT is encoded by the coding sequence ATGATTCCTGGAGAAATCATCACCCAAAAGGGAGACATTGAACTCAATGCAGGGCGTCCCACCGTGCAATTGCAGGTGGCGAATACAGGCGATCGCCCTATTCAAGTGGGTTCTCATTTTCATTTTTACGAAGCCAATGAAGCACTAAACTTTGACCGAGAACAAGCCAAAGGAATGCGGTTAGACATTCCCGCCGGAACAGCCGTCCGCTTTGAACCGGGAGATGAACGGGACGTGACGTTAGTACCGTTTACGGGGATGCGTCAAGTTTACGGCTTCAACGGCAGAATTAATGGTCGGCTGGATACTTAA